The following coding sequences lie in one Methanorbis furvi genomic window:
- a CDS encoding cache domain-containing protein, which produces MKYLIYLVLGICMILSVCMAGCIFPLPSDQSDKPSDYTEQIELVHTFVQSVGNDITALGSSLFAEADYQADFAADSPEIAASLSNLYVHSPSSLSVYRITADNVVAAAAPKTAMFPVGYQIPSLEFDPQNFSYPAYQNICQRDTGEFQMSVIVPVYTRNGSYDGFLWYFLDPMSKILVIPARSELPRDEVFAMIMDENGVVLFSDDSKDIGRNAISMAYASGQYETAAVLEKMISTKNGTATYSTYSYGSLRYITLAAAWDTLETRVGPLTVVVGIQTAERQLVPSPTSNTDKTLEEFVQSAYLYAVKNGKDATLAAINDPNGQFVTKEYAITAIDINGTLLASAMMPGDIGENLIADTDGNGVPTIRTLVQRAKQGGGYGMYLCPNHMQNQEIEVKLSYVVPIDDTWFVSAGSYMKEKARYVDPELNNAMIEYTRQVAQYAAVNGKDATITALNTPNGPFYSENIRLIAINSTGIVLARPYDTELIGNDAAAAVDIYGGSFGRDLMVLGNSGGGMVYEYYPNRYTGENDITLMYVLPIDDTWFLASGITITAES; this is translated from the coding sequence ATGAAATATCTGATATATCTGGTGCTTGGCATCTGTATGATACTGTCAGTCTGCATGGCAGGCTGCATTTTTCCTCTACCGTCAGACCAGTCTGACAAACCAAGCGATTATACTGAACAGATAGAGCTCGTGCACACATTTGTTCAAAGCGTCGGCAATGATATCACCGCGCTTGGCAGTTCCCTCTTTGCCGAAGCAGACTATCAGGCTGATTTTGCTGCCGACAGCCCTGAAATCGCCGCCAGTCTCAGTAACTTGTATGTACATAGTCCCAGCTCCTTGTCCGTGTACCGAATCACTGCTGACAACGTCGTGGCTGCCGCCGCTCCCAAAACTGCAATGTTTCCGGTAGGCTATCAGATACCCTCACTGGAATTTGACCCGCAAAATTTTTCCTATCCGGCATATCAGAATATTTGCCAGAGAGACACCGGTGAATTCCAGATGTCTGTCATAGTTCCGGTCTACACCAGAAACGGATCCTACGATGGTTTCCTCTGGTATTTCCTTGATCCTATGTCCAAAATACTTGTCATTCCGGCACGTTCAGAGTTGCCGCGTGACGAGGTTTTTGCCATGATTATGGATGAAAATGGTGTTGTTCTCTTCTCTGATGATTCCAAAGACATCGGACGAAATGCAATTTCGATGGCATATGCATCCGGTCAGTATGAAACGGCTGCCGTGCTTGAGAAAATGATCTCCACCAAAAATGGTACTGCGACCTACTCCACCTACAGTTATGGCAGTTTGAGGTACATCACCCTTGCCGCGGCATGGGATACGCTTGAAACAAGGGTTGGTCCCCTCACCGTCGTGGTCGGCATACAAACTGCTGAACGACAGCTTGTTCCAAGTCCCACGTCAAACACAGACAAAACCCTCGAAGAATTTGTCCAGTCCGCATATCTGTATGCGGTCAAAAACGGCAAAGATGCAACACTCGCCGCCATCAATGATCCGAACGGTCAGTTTGTTACAAAAGAGTACGCCATCACCGCAATCGACATCAACGGAACTCTCCTTGCAAGCGCAATGATGCCTGGCGATATCGGCGAAAATCTGATCGCTGACACGGATGGAAACGGTGTTCCAACCATTCGGACGCTGGTTCAGCGGGCAAAACAGGGAGGGGGCTATGGAATGTATCTCTGCCCCAACCATATGCAAAATCAGGAGATCGAGGTAAAACTCTCCTATGTCGTGCCGATTGATGACACCTGGTTCGTTTCTGCCGGCAGCTATATGAAGGAAAAAGCAAGGTACGTGGATCCGGAGCTTAATAATGCCATGATTGAGTACACCCGCCAGGTTGCCCAGTATGCTGCTGTCAACGGTAAAGATGCGACAATTACGGCACTGAATACTCCGAACGGCCCGTTTTACTCTGAAAATATCCGGCTTATTGCGATTAACTCCACAGGTATCGTTCTTGCCCGTCCTTACGACACGGAGCTTATCGGCAACGATGCCGCGGCCGCTGTCGATATCTACGGCGGATCATTTGGCCGCGACCTGATGGTGCTGGGAAACTCAGGCGGCGGTATGGTGTATGAATATTATCCCAACCGGTACACCGGCGAAAATGATATAACACTTATGTATGTTCTGCCGATTGATGACACCTGGTTCCTTGCATCAGGCATCACCATCACTGCAGAGTCCTGA
- a CDS encoding glutamine synthetase family protein has protein sequence MNDSEILMNPSDLVQFLKKDPVEFTKEDIIRFCEEMAIEMVNFRYVAGDGKLKTLNFVISSKEYLDTILSDGERVDGSNIFPFIEAGSSDLYVVPRYSTAFMDPFAEVPTLDILCSYYDNQGRPLASSPEYILRCARDAFKKNTGMDFKCLGELEYYVICPEDSLYPGLDQKGYHASGPFCKFEEMRTEAMLMVARAGGKIKYGHSEVGCFTKDGYYYEQHEIEFLPTDPILAVEQIVIAKWALRMLGYKYGVEVSYAPKITVGKAGSGLHFHMLAEKNGKNMMVKDGALSDIAKQMIAGILDVGDAVTAFGNPIPTSYLRLVPHQEAPTYICWGDRNRSVVVRVPLGWTGSTDMAAEANFGIHRKASKASKQTFEYRVADGAADIYETVACLIVGAMHGLTMPDALEQAKKLYASGNIFNKEYAAFLKTLKQLPASCSESADVLLAKRALFEMDGIFPAGVIDSQAKKLKAFNDKGLSDKLLGNTKAFAELVAQYIHVA, from the coding sequence ATGAACGACTCAGAAATACTGATGAATCCAAGTGATCTGGTACAGTTCCTGAAAAAAGATCCTGTTGAATTTACCAAAGAAGATATCATCCGTTTCTGTGAGGAAATGGCCATTGAGATGGTGAATTTCCGGTATGTTGCCGGCGACGGAAAACTGAAGACGCTGAATTTTGTCATCTCATCTAAAGAGTATCTGGATACTATCCTTTCGGATGGAGAGCGTGTTGACGGCAGCAATATTTTTCCGTTTATCGAGGCAGGCAGCTCCGACCTCTACGTTGTTCCGCGTTACAGCACTGCATTTATGGATCCGTTTGCAGAGGTGCCGACGCTTGATATCCTCTGTTCCTATTATGATAATCAGGGCAGACCTCTTGCTTCGTCACCTGAGTACATCCTCCGCTGTGCCCGCGATGCGTTTAAGAAAAACACCGGCATGGACTTTAAGTGTCTCGGCGAGCTTGAGTATTATGTGATCTGTCCAGAGGATTCCCTGTATCCCGGCCTTGATCAGAAAGGGTATCATGCGTCCGGTCCGTTCTGTAAGTTTGAGGAGATGCGGACCGAAGCCATGCTGATGGTCGCCCGTGCCGGCGGTAAAATCAAGTACGGCCACTCGGAAGTCGGCTGCTTCACCAAAGACGGTTACTACTATGAGCAGCATGAGATTGAGTTCCTGCCAACCGATCCGATCCTTGCGGTTGAGCAGATTGTGATTGCGAAGTGGGCGCTTCGGATGCTTGGATACAAGTATGGTGTTGAGGTTTCGTATGCACCAAAGATCACCGTCGGCAAAGCAGGTTCCGGTCTGCACTTCCACATGCTTGCCGAAAAGAACGGCAAAAATATGATGGTAAAAGACGGCGCGCTTTCAGACATTGCCAAGCAGATGATTGCAGGCATTCTCGATGTCGGCGATGCGGTTACGGCGTTCGGCAATCCGATTCCAACTTCATATCTGAGACTTGTTCCGCATCAGGAGGCACCGACCTATATCTGCTGGGGCGACCGCAACCGGTCTGTTGTGGTCCGTGTGCCGCTCGGTTGGACTGGTTCAACTGATATGGCAGCTGAGGCAAACTTCGGTATCCACCGCAAGGCGAGCAAGGCGTCCAAGCAGACGTTTGAGTACCGGGTTGCTGATGGTGCGGCAGATATTTATGAGACGGTCGCCTGCCTGATTGTTGGTGCGATGCATGGTCTTACTATGCCGGATGCGCTGGAACAGGCAAAGAAGCTGTATGCAAGCGGCAACATCTTCAACAAGGAGTATGCGGCGTTCCTGAAGACGTTAAAACAGCTTCCTGCTTCCTGCTCTGAGTCTGCAGATGTGCTTCTTGCAAAACGCGCACTGTTCGAGATGGATGGTATTTTCCCGGCAGGTGTGATTGATTCCCAGGCAAAGAAACTGAAGGCGTTTAATGATAAGGGGCTCTCGGATAAGCTGCTCGGCAATACCAAGGCGTTTGCAGAGCTTGTTGCGCAGTACATCCACGTTGCCTGA
- a CDS encoding radical SAM/SPASM domain-containing protein: METDTSINILSVLIGNPLSRKIIAGMSGECEECGGNRMEIALEQYLGLRDNACPKCRRASREAAFIIKTGARNFGVTESDLKKTFQDAYWRRGLVSVMKGIAEFGVRRPFVPGAPFQVVWDVTHRCNLRCSHCYASAGKALDDELTTAEALDLIDRLAKFGVSVIAFSGGEPLSRPDILDLIRRAREKGMYVALATNGTLITQVRAKELRDAGAEYVQVSIDGADARTHDEFRGIPGAFDRTIAGVRNAVDAGFFVNISTTATKSNYDQIPRIIDLCEELGVNWVMAYNFVPTGRGQDMIEKDLSPHEREDMLRMLFEKNASSNCQVLTTAPQFARVALQQSCGGGQIMVPTHFCNQEVDGALFGLTEFVGGCGAGRFYMAIRANGDIDPCVFFPKTIGNVRTSNFEELWKHDPLLTDLRNKDKVEGSCGSCEYRYHCGGCRARAYGYFGNHLAPDPGCVNNMEYYTALKVMRTPPVSDPPVNRG, encoded by the coding sequence ATGGAAACCGATACAAGCATCAATATCCTCAGCGTGTTGATCGGTAATCCTCTGTCGAGGAAAATAATTGCCGGAATGAGCGGAGAGTGTGAGGAGTGCGGCGGAAACCGCATGGAGATTGCGCTTGAACAGTATCTTGGCCTGCGGGATAATGCCTGTCCGAAGTGCCGGAGGGCTTCCCGTGAGGCAGCGTTTATTATTAAGACCGGGGCGAGAAATTTTGGCGTGACTGAGAGCGATCTGAAAAAAACCTTTCAGGATGCGTACTGGCGCAGGGGGCTTGTGTCGGTGATGAAGGGCATTGCAGAGTTTGGTGTCCGCCGCCCGTTTGTTCCGGGCGCACCGTTTCAGGTTGTGTGGGATGTAACTCACCGGTGTAATCTCCGATGCAGCCACTGTTACGCGTCTGCTGGCAAAGCGCTTGATGATGAGCTGACGACAGCTGAGGCACTGGATCTGATTGATCGCTTAGCAAAGTTTGGTGTTTCGGTGATTGCGTTTTCCGGCGGTGAGCCGCTGTCGCGTCCTGATATTTTGGATCTGATCCGCCGTGCACGTGAAAAGGGAATGTATGTTGCCCTGGCAACGAACGGTACGCTGATTACCCAGGTCCGTGCAAAGGAGCTGCGGGATGCGGGTGCTGAGTATGTGCAGGTAAGTATTGACGGCGCAGACGCCCGGACACATGATGAGTTCCGCGGAATCCCTGGCGCATTTGACCGAACTATAGCGGGTGTTAGAAATGCGGTTGATGCCGGATTTTTTGTGAATATTTCCACGACCGCAACCAAGTCCAACTATGATCAGATTCCAAGAATCATTGATCTTTGTGAGGAGCTTGGCGTAAACTGGGTGATGGCCTATAATTTTGTACCGACCGGCCGCGGTCAGGATATGATTGAGAAGGATCTGAGTCCGCATGAGCGCGAGGATATGCTGCGGATGTTGTTTGAAAAGAATGCGAGTTCAAACTGTCAGGTGTTAACAACCGCTCCGCAGTTTGCCAGGGTCGCGCTTCAGCAATCCTGTGGCGGAGGTCAGATAATGGTTCCAACACATTTCTGCAATCAGGAGGTGGATGGTGCTCTGTTCGGGCTGACTGAGTTTGTGGGCGGCTGCGGTGCGGGGAGGTTCTATATGGCGATTCGTGCGAACGGGGATATTGATCCTTGTGTGTTTTTCCCAAAAACAATCGGGAACGTGCGGACCTCGAACTTCGAGGAGCTCTGGAAGCACGATCCGCTGCTTACTGATCTGCGGAACAAGGATAAGGTTGAGGGCAGCTGTGGCTCCTGCGAGTACCGGTATCACTGCGGGGGATGCCGTGCCCGTGCTTACGGCTACTTCGGCAACCATCTTGCCCCAGATCCGGGCTGTGTGAACAATATGGAGTATTATACTGCTTTGAAGGTGATGCGGACTCCGCCGGTGTCTGATCCTCCGGTAAACCGCGGGTGA